GGTGACAAGGTTTGTCCAAATTACCGGATAACACATGAGAAAGCATATAAATACAGGAACATTTCCAGATGAAAACCAAATTAAAGCAATAATTATAAAAGACAAAACAGGGGTTGACTTAATGGCTGTCATCAAAGGGTGAATCAAATTTAATACAAAGGCACTAATTGCTGAAAAGACAGCGGTTATTGCACCGATTACTATTGAAAGAAGAATACCTGCAACAACCCTGTATATAGAATATAGGACAGAAAGCCAAAAACTTTTTAAAAATACCAGCTCACTTAAGCGGATAAAAACACTTAAAGGGGACGGAACATAAATGTCCCGCCCTATTATTAAATGCACTGCCTGCCATATACACATCCAAAAAACAAATATAAGTATCTTGTTTAATATACTTTTTTTATTTTTTGTAGTAAAATCCGTCATCTGCTATTTTTCCCCCGACAGAATTAGGTTCAAAACTATACAGTATTTTATATATTTCCTGTAATGACTCTTTTGCCTCAATGGCATCCCTGTATACTATATTAGAATAGGGGATTGCATTTTTTGCAACCTGTGCATTAGGTAAAATACCGTACTTTTCAATTAACTTCGCCGCTTCATCTGTATTACTGTTTACAAAATTTACAGACTCTTTGTACTCATCTAAAAATTTATCCAATAGTTCCTTATTTTTTTCTGCAAACTCTTTTTGAACAATGATAACCCCCATTATTAGTTCTTTCCCGTCGGTTGCCTTTTCCCACTCTTTGGTAATATCTAGTGCAATTTTAACATTTTCATTTTTCATCATCGCCGTGGTTACATGGGGCTGGGGCAAAAGGGCAATTTCTACATCTTCTTGTGCAACCGCCGCACTAAGATCTGCATGTTCAAGGGTAAAATCAACAGTTACATCTTCACCTGCTTTAAGGTTATTTTTATCTAATAAGTACCGGAAGAGAAAATCCGGCATAGAACCCTTCCCGCTCACATTTACCGTCTTCCCTTTTAAATCTTCTATGGTACTTATACTGTCTCCGTTTTCTAAAAGATACAGTACTCCCAATGTATTTACTGCAGCCAGCTTCACCTGGCCGTCTGTACGGTTATGTAAAACCATGGCAAGGTTTGTGGGAACTGCTGCAATATCCACTTCCCCATTAATTATTTTCCCGTTTAAATCCTCAGGACTTCCAGTTAATGTAAAATCGTAATTAAGTTTGGTTTTTCCCTCACTGCCGTCCTCAATCAGTTTAACCATTCCCATTCCCGTCGGTCCGTTTAATGCAGCTACCCTTACGGTCTTTTCTTCATTTTTTTCACCGCTGCATCCTGCAACACTTAATATTAAAACTATTGAAATTATAACTGTCAATGTTTTTTTAAATGCTTTTTCCATAAGTGTATCATCTCCTTTTCTAAACGTAGTATATTATATCCCACATGTTACAGCATTTCAAACACATCATAATAATTCATGTTTTTTTCCCCTTCATTTATATTTATTTTCTTTGGTCTTTTCTCCTTCTAAAAGAGTCACTTTTATGATTTCTTCATTTCCATCCCCATCCATATCCACTTCTCCATTAGCACCCATTTCATCCTCATGATTAACAACTGATTCATCATTACACCCTGCCAGTACAAAAATAAATAAAATAATGGTATACAATATTTTCTTCATTAGCTGACCCCTTAAATAAATTTAACAATATTTTTTACCTGGTTTTGAGTTTAACACAATTAATTTTTATGTCCAATCATTTATCTGACTTTAAATCATTTATTTTATATGCTTTACAAACTTCCCATTTTAAGATAAAAAAGGAACTTAATTTAAGTTCCTTTTTTTATTATTCCTCTTCTAGTCTTTCAACATCACTTATTGCCCATTTTTTTATTTTTATCTGGGTTCTTTCTACACTTGTTTCAATTACAACTTCATCATCCTTGATGTTGATTACTTTTCCAACTATCCCCCCTGAAGTTGTAACAGTTTCACCAACCGTTACTGAATTAACCAATTCCTGATGCTGCTGCTGCCTTTTCCTCTGGGGTCTGATAATCAAAAAATACATAAATACAATAAAAAGCAAAGGCATTGTCAAGGCACCGAGTATACTGCCACCTGCGCCTACATTATTTGGAGCTTCTCCTCCCATAATTTTCTCCTCCTATATCTATATTTCTTAGTGCTTTTTTCTGTATACAAAAGCACATAAAAGCCTAGTTATACCCAAAATTTTTAAAAAACTCATTTCTAAAATCTAAAAGCCTGTCTTCTTTTATAGCTTCCCTTACATTTTTCATTAAATTCAATAAAAATCTTAAATTATGCCAAGTGGTAAGGCGTATGCCTAAAACTTCTTTTGCTTTTATAAGATGCCTTATATAGGATCTGGTAAAATTCTTACAAGCATAGCAGTCACAATCAGGATCTATAGGAGATTGATCCCTTGCATATAAAGCATCTCTTATAATCATTCTTCCCCTGCTTGTTAATACAGTGCCGTTTCTCCCTATTCTTGTCGGAAGAACGCAGTCAAACATATCTATTCCCCTTATTGCGCCCTCTACCAGGTAATCTGGGCTTCCAACACCCATAAGGTACCTGGGTTTGTCCTCCGGAAGAAGAGGTACTGTACACTCAAGCATTTCATACATTTCTTCTGCAGGCTCCCCAACACTAAGTCCCCCAATTGCATAACCCGGGAAATCCAGTTCTAAAAGCTCATATGCACTTTGCCTTCTTAGTTCTTTATACATACCTCCCTGTACAATTCCAAAAAGAGCCTGCGTTTCAGGGTTTTCATGAGCCTTTATGCATCTTTTAGCCCATCTGGTGGTTCTCTCTACGGATTTTTTGACATAGTGAAATTCTGCAGGATATGGAATGCACTCATCAAATGCCATTATTATATCCGCACCTAATTTATTTTGTATTTTTATTGCACTCTCCGGAGAAAGAAATTTTTTTGAACCATCCACATGGGATTTAAAGGTAACTCCCTCTTCTTCAATCTTTCTGAAATCCCCAAGGCTGAAAACCTGAAAGCCTCCGCTATCTGTTAGAATTGGTCTATCCCAATTCATAAACTTGTGGAGTCCTCCGGCCTCCTTTATAATATCTTCCCCAGGTCTTATGTGCAAATGATATGTATTGCTAAGTATTATACCTGCTTCAATGCTTTTTAATTCATCCGGTGACATTCCCTTTACAGTTGCCTGGGTACCCACAGGCATAAATGCGGGAGTGTCAAAATACCCATGGGGGGTATAAACCCTTCCCAGCCTTGCCCCAGTCTGTTTGCACTTTTTTATAAGTTCATATCTTATTGCGCTCATATCTCCCCTACTTTTCTGTTTTTATAAATTTGCGTCATTTTATAAACATAGCATCCCCAAAACTAAAAAACCTGTATCTTTCTTGTACTGCTTCATTATAAGCCTTTAATATATTTTCCCTGCCTGCTAAAGCGCTTACAAGCATAAGCAGTGTAGAACAGGGAAGGTGAAAGTTTGTAATTAATGCATCCACCACTTTAAAATTATATCCCGGATAAATAAAAATATCTGTCCATCCTCTTTGGGGCTTTACCATTCCATTTTCATCCCCAACGGTTTCTAAAACCCTGCTGCTTGTTGTGCCAACGGAAATTACCTTCTTTCCGTCTTTTTTAGCTTTGTTAATTCTATTACAATTTTTTTCATCTATCCAGTAATACTCACTGTGCATTTTATGCTCTTTTACATCTTCCGCTTTAACAGGTCTGAATGTTCCAAGACCAACATGAAGGGTTACAAAGGCAATTTCAACTCCCTTATTCCTCGCTTCTTCCAAAAGCTCTTTTGTAAAGTGAAGCCCTGCAGTGGGAGCTGCAGCGGAACCTTTGTGTTTTGAATAAACTGTCTGATACCTTTCAGAATCATCCAGCTTTTTGGTAATATACGGAGGAAGGGGCACAATACCCACCCTGTCTAAAACCTCTTCAAAAACACCATCATATTCAAACTTTACAAGCCTGTTTCCTTCCTCTACAATTTCTAAAATTTCAGCTTTAAGTTCACCATCACCAAAAATAAATCTCGCCTTTGGCTTTGCCCTTTTTCCAGGCTTTAAAATCACTTCCCAAATATCTTTTTCAATTTTTTTTAAAAGGACAAATTCTATTTTGCCTCCGGTGCCTTCCTTTTTTCCTAACAGTCTTGCAGGAAGCACCCTTGTATCATTTAAAACAAGACAGTCCCCTTTATTTAAATACCCAATTATATCTTTAAAAACTCTATGTTCAATATTTCCCGTTTCCCTGTCTAACACAAGAAGCCTTGACAGGTGCCTGTCCTTTAATGGCTCCTGGGCAATAAGCTCTTCCGGCAAATCATAATAAAAATCGCTGACTTTCATTTAAACACCATTTCTCTCTTAATTCTATTTAAATTCCACATGTAAAATAATATACATTAAAAATTATATATCTGCAAGGCTAAATTTAGTATTTCTTCTCCACTTTTGTGCCAGGAAAATAGTGACCAAGTATTTCATCATATTTATAACCATTGTTTGCCATGCCTTTTGCACCTTCCTGACTCATACCCACTGCATGTCCCCACCCTCTTCCTGTAAAAGTGAAAATTGTAGGAGTGGCAGGTATTTTAATTTTTTTATTTCCCCTGCTTACAACACTAACATCCCCACTAATTGTTGTAAGTCCTGAACTTGTCATTACTTTTTTTCCCGCTAGCTGTGTTTTTTCATAAGTATCCTCACCTGTTTTTACCAACACATCTGCATCTGTGGTAATATAAAACCACTGGCTGTCTAGATTTAAAAAACTTCTGGTATTGCTGTTTTTATATACCCTTTCACCTTTACTTCCCCTGACAACCAGTTCAATGGCTCTTCCTGCCTGAGATCTTTTTGTAACATCAATTCCTAATATATTTCCAATATCAAAACCCCTGCTTGCCATTATTTCAGCTATTTTTTTAGCTGTATACGACACTTCCCACTCATAGCGCCATGAAGTGCCGGACTCATATTTATCTTCCACACTTACAAGATAAGGATAACCGGTACTTCCCCATACATTTTTCACATCTTCCGTCCTACCGCCGCTTGAACTAAAATAAAATACAGCAGCAGGCTTTCCATTATAAGTTACTATTTCCCCTTTTGTATCATCAACGGCTTTATTGGTGGCTGCCGTCTCACCATTATAGCCTTTATAGACCTGGGAATATACCGTCCCACACATATCAAAATTAAGCCTATTGTATTTTCCCAAATTGTTTACAGAATAGGTCCTTGCTGCCACTGCCTGTGCTTTTAAGGCTTCCGGATGGGAACTTGCCTGAATTTCATAGGGTACGACACCATAAAGATACTCTTCTAATGGAAGGACATTTATTAAAGTCATGTCACTTCCGTCAATACGCTTTACTTCAAGACATCCCCTGAATCTTTTTTCATTATCTTTGTTAATCCTGAAAACTTTAGGCTGGTTTTCAGGTGACGGGGAAATTCCAAATACACTCTCATTGCTGTCAAATATAAATAACACTTTATTATTTTCCGACAAAGCTGCAATTCTTTTTAAAGAAGGCTGTACCACTGAACATTTATATCCATTTAGCTTAAGTTTTAAAACTTCCTCAATTGATTTTTCTGCCTCTTCATAGCTTAAATAGACTCCTTCCCATATTTGCCATTCATCATTATAAACCGGATAGGCATCAATACCGCTTTTCTTTATTTTATTAAGTTCATCAATTAAACTGTTATAGCTGTTAAATCCCCCGCAAATTTTAACATGATAGCTTTCTAAAGAGTTTTTGGCAAAATCTTTTGAAATTGTAATGGTATTTTTAAAGGTTTCCGGAATCAAAAAATTGAATTTATTGTCTTTAATAATGCCTAATTGAACTCCATTTGCTGCATCAATACTAAAGTTTGAAAGGGCGGTATACTGACCGGTCTGTGAATCATTAAAATAAAGGCCGATTCTAACAATTTCAGGTACATTTGCATATGTAACAACAGTGGTGAAAACAGCACATATACCAAAAATAACAACTGTGATTATACTTAAAAGTAACTTTTTCAATAGTTTACTCTCAGTAAAATTAATAAACCTCATTTTAATCCCCCTGCTTTATCTTTTGTAATTATTTTTTTAAATCTATTATATCTTTTATTTCGACAAAAAAATAAACTTCACCTTCTTTGTAATGGAATTGTAAAATATACCATTGCTTTTAGATTTGAAAAAGTAAATCCTAAATGCTAAAATTAATAGAAAACTATATAAAAAGTGTGGGATGCATATGGAAAGAGGATTAATACATATTTATACCGGCGACGGTAAGGGAAAAACAACGGCTGCAATTGGCCAGGGCATTCGTGCCTGCGGTAGGGGAAATAAAGTATATATGGTTCAATTCTTAAAAGGACAAAGTACAGGGGAATTATCAACTTTAAAAAAACTAGAACCGGATTTTAAAGTATTCCGTTTTGAAAAAATAAAGGATTTTGTGTGGAATCTTACCCAAAGCCAGTTAAAAGAGTTAAAATCCCAAATAAACACTGCTTTTTTGTTTATCAAGAATACCATTAAAAACTGTGATTGCGATTTATTAATTTTAGATGAAATTATGGGGGTTTTAAGCAATAATTTTATTGATACCGGTAGTGTAATAGAGCTTTTAAAGAACAAACCTGAAAAAATGGAAATTATTTTAACAGGAAGGGACGCACCAAAAGAATTACAGGATATAGCCCATTATGTTTGTGATATAAAAAGCATAAAACATCCCTTCCAATGCGGTATACCTGCAAGAGAAGGAATAGAGTACTAAAAAAGAGCTGTATTTAAGTTTTAACAGCTCTTTTTACTATATCTTTTTTAATATCTTTTAAAAATCTTTTAATACTCTGTCTAAAACTGTCTTATAAACCTTCTAAAATATATCTTCTAAAATATATCTAGAAACTGTCTATAACTAACCAAAGCTTTACTCTAAGCTTATATAATGCTGTTTTTACTCTAAGGAAAACTCCTTTTTAATTGAGTTTACTGCATCATCAATGCTTCTTTCATAAACCAGGCAGGATATATCAACTGCTGATGTTGTAATTAATTTTACTTCTATATTTTCTTTTGCCAATGCTTTAAACACCCTTGCTGCAACGCCGGGAGTATGCTTCATTTCTTCACCGTATACAGATACTTTGGAATTGTACGCATCCACTTCCACCAAAAAATTTCCCGTCATCTTTTTCTTATAGTCGTTTAGCAGGGTAATTGCTTTTACCATATCATCTGCCGGAAGGGTAAAGGATATACTTACTGTACCTTTTAAAGGTGCCGGCTTGCTAACCATGTCAATATTAATGCCCTCATCTGATAAGACTGCAAATATTTCTGAAATAAGATTTATGTCGTCTGGCATATTCCCTAAAGTTATCATAGCAACATTGTAGGAGACATCAATATTTGTTACAGGTCTTTTATCCATTTTTATACCTCCTCAAATAATAGAAGTTTCTATTTGCCCTGGATTAAATCATCCATATCATACATGCCTGCACCTTTTCCATGCATAAACACAGCTGCATTTAAAGCTCCTTCTGCAAATATTTCCTTTGACATTGCTATATGATTAATTTCAATTATCTCATCATTTCCGGCAAAAATCACTGAATGTTCTCCAACAATGGTTCCGCCCCTTACTGCATGAATACCTATTTCTTTTTTGCTTCTCTTTTTCCTGCTTGAATGCCTGTCATAAACATATTTTTGTTTTTCATCCAAAACAGAATTTACTGCATCTGCAATGGCTAAAGCAGTACCACTGGGGGCATCAATTTTTAAATTATGGTGTTTTTCGACAATTTCTATGTCAAAATCTTTTTCAAGGACCTTTGCCGCCTTCTTTACCAAATCTATTAATAAATTAACGCCAATTGACATGTTTGCAGCATAAAAAACAGGAATGTCTTTTGACGCAGCTTTAAGTGCATTTATCTGGGAATTTGCAAGTCCGGTAGTGGCAAAAACAGATGGTATTTTTTTAGCCAGGGCAAACTCAAGTAAGCTTTCTAATGCTTGAGGATGGGAAAAATCAATTATAACATCAATATCTACATTGCATTCCTTCAAATTGTCAAACACCGGATATGTATTTTTAATTGAAGTATTCACATCATATCCGGCAACAATTTTTAAATTTTCTTTTTTTTCAGCTAACCTGGTTATAACCTGACCCATGGCACCATTGCAACCACTTAATAATATTTTTATCATTTGAACCGCACTTCCTTTAACTTCAGTATATTATTTTTTCAATTTTTATGTGTTACTTTTATACAAATTTAAATCAAATTGTATTTCATCAAAACATTTTTCATCTTAGAAAGTTTCTCTTCGTCTAAGTCCACCAAAGGCATACGGCATTTTCCTACATTCATTCCCATAAGATTCATGGCAGCCTTTAAAGGCATAGGACTTACATCCATAAACAGCGCTTTAATCAAATCAACGTATTTTAGCTGCAGCCTCCTTGCTTCCTCTATATTTCCTTCTAGAAAGCTTACAACCATATTATGGGTATCTTTAGGAATTATGTTAGCCATAACAGAAATAACACCTTTTCCGCCTAAAGACAGCATAGGCACAGTTAAATCGTCATTGCCTGAGTAAACGGTAAAATCATCCCCGCAAAGATTGATAATATCTGCAACCTGATTGATATTACACTCTTTAATGGCAACAATATTGTCAATTTCAGACAATGCTTTTATTGTATCAGGTGCAATATTAAGATTTGTCCTTCCCGGTACATTATATAAAACAACAGGTATTTTAATGCTCTCTGCAATATCTTTAAAATGCCTGTAAAGACCCATTTGGTTTGTTTTATTATAATACGGGGTCACGCTTAATATAGCATCTGCACCAACTTCTTCTGCATATTGGCTAAGGCTTATTGCATGTTTTGTATCGTTACTTCCTGTCCCTGCAACAACAGGTATTCTTTTATTTACCTTTTCTACAGCAAATTTTATAACTTCTTTATGCTCTTCATCAGGCATTGTGGATGCTTCTCCAGTTGTCCCGCAAATAATCAGTGCATCAGTGCCTTCTTTAATCTGAAATTCTATAAGTTCTTCTAATTTTTCAAAATCCACACCATCTTCAGTAAACGGAGTAACAATTGCCACACCTGATCCTGTAAATACCGGCTTTCTCATGAAAACACCCCTTTTTAATTTCTTTAATTTTATTATATTATTTATTCCCCACTTTGTTCATTCCACATTTTAATTAATTCTTCCGCTATCTGAACTGTATTTGTTGCCGCACCTTTTCTGATATTATCTGCCACAACCCAAAAATTTATCCCGCTTTCAACACTGTCATCCCTGCGTATCCTTCCTACAAATACCTCATCTTTGCCGCTTGCATTTATAGGCAAAGGATAAATATTATTTGAAACATCATCTTCAACGATAACTCCGGGAGCATTCTTTAGTACCTCTTTTAACTCTTCTAAATCAAAGGGCTTTTCAAACTCAACATTAATGGACTCACTGTGGGAATTAAATACAGGCACCCTAACAGTTGTGGCTGTGACTTTTAAATCATCCCTTCCTAATATTTTCTTTGTCTCGTCAATCATTTTTTTCTCTTCCTTGGTATATCCGTCAGGAAGAAATACATCAATATGGGGCAAGCAGTTACCTGCTATTGGATGTGGAAACTTTTCAGGAGCCTTTCCTTTAAGCCCTTCTTCTAAATCCTTGTATCCTGCCATTCCGGCACCTGATACAGCCTGGTATGTTGAATATACTATTCTTTTAATCCTATATTTGTCCTCTAAAGGCTTTAAAGCTACAACAGCCTGTATTGTAGAGCAATTCGGGTTAGCTATAATGCCTTTATGGCGTGAAATTTCCCCGGGATTTACCTCCGGAACAACCAAAGGAACTTCTGGATCCATTCTCCAAAAACTGCTGTTGTCAACTACCACACATCCTTTTGACGCTGCAATAGGTGCGTACTTCTCACTTATACTTCCGCCTGCTGAAAACAGGGCTATATCTATCCCTCTGTCAAAGGACTCTTCTGTCAGTTCTTCAACTATATATTCTTCTCCATTAAAGGTTATTTTTGTTCCTGCTGATCGTTTTGAAGAAAAGAAATATATTTTTTCTATTGGAAGTTTTCTTTCTTCTAATACTTTTAAAATAGTCCGTCCTACCATTCCGGTTGCACCTACAACCGCCAGGCTTACCTGTTTCATATTAACTACCTCCTAAACTTTACATAATTAACAATAAATTAAAAAAGCTGGTCTTAAACCAGCAGTTCAAAATTTCAAGATACCTCTTATAATAATAACATCTTTTCCTTTGAACTGATAGCTCTCCATCAAATATATGATGACAGTTATATAGCTGTTAACCATATAACCAGAATATACCTATAAGGGTCAGTATATTCTTCGGCAGTTTCCCCTTTCAAATTCTATCATCAAAGCCCTTACCTTTCAAGAACCCTACTAATGAAAACTGCTCCTCTATCAAATTCCCTATATAATTGTTTGGAAGTATTCTAACATGTTTTTTCCACTATGTCAAATGCTTTTTTATTTTGATAGCGTCAATTTATTGTAGGAAAAAGAAAAGTAGATGGCATCCCATTTTTTATACAACTATTTCAAATAACGGTCTCTTAGTAACGAGAGTATTTTGCATAATTTGCATGCTGAGCTAATTATTTTCTTTTATAATTCCTCTAACTTATTGTCTATTATACCATATAACTCTTTCTTTCTATAAAGAATTCATTTTACTCAATACTTGTGACAAATTAGTACGTTTTGTTATCTATGTTCCTTCACATTTTATCGCTACTTTTAAAAGAAAAAAGTATTTCTATTGTACCATTTTCCATTTTTGAACAGGTTGTAAAGCCCGGCTGACAAGTAGTAGCGGGTCATGGTATTAAGTTTGCTTTTTCTTTTCTTTTCTTTTTATGTTTTCTTTGTCTTTTTCCAGATATGTATAATTTATTGATGGGCTTACTTGTAAACTTTCCGTAATTTTGCTTTATTATTACCTCATCCCTATCCGCATACATATATATAATGCCTAATTCTTTATATAAACCAGTTTACATTACTTTGAATATAACAGTACACACTCTCATGCCTGTTTGATGATTTCTTTAATTCCCATTAATTTTCCTGAATTTCTCTGCCATACTGCCGTTGATCTTTTGTTTTTGTTAACTATATCATATACCACGCCATTCTTCTTGTATATTATATTTTCGACACCTTTTCTTTTTCTATTCCAATAGCCTTTTCTTGAACTTAAACATTGAAAACCTTCGATTTCAATTGTATTTTATTTTCTATAGCTTTTTGTTTTTCATCTTTATATTCGCCTATTTCTCCTTGCATTTTTCTTAATGCAGCTTTATTTTTAATCTAAAATTTTCAGCATCTGCCTTACTCTCTTCATGTGTTCTACACCTACATATACTTCCCAATATTTCTATTATATTTCCTTATCTTATATGTCCTTTTCTAACTTAGTGTTAAACATCGTTAAAATACTGTTTTATCTTTTCTATAATTTCCCAATACTGTTTCCTTATTTCACAGTTACGGAAATATTGATCCATATCTTCAAGCACTTCTTTAAGTATATCGCGTCCAAGTTTAAATAAATCTTCTTTTAGACCAAGAACAAGATCAGCTAAGTCTTTTCCTTCTTCAATAAAATTTTTTATCTTTTTTTCAATGTTAGCGTAAAGTTATTGTAGGGAATGAGACATAAAATACCATATAAAATTGAAAAGAAGATGACATCCTGTTAAGATATTAATACAAAAAAAAATCTAACAGAAAGGATGACATCTTCTATGTATAATAGTATACAACATTTTAATGAATTTGGGGCAAAAAGAATTGAAAAAAAGATAAAAAATTTTATTGAAGAAGGAAAAGACTTAGCTGATCTTATTCTTGGTCTGAAAGAAGATTTATTTAAACTTGGACGCGATATACTTAAAGAAGTGCTTGAAGATATGGATGAATATTTACGTAACTGTGAAATAAGGAAACAGTATTGGGAAATTATAAGAAAAGATAAAACAAGTGCTTGAAGATATGGATGAATATTTACGTAACTGTGAAATAAGGAAACAGTATTGGGAAATTATAAGAAAAGATAAAACAGCTATTTTAACGACATTTGGAACACTAAGTTATAACAGGACATATTTTAAGCATAAGGAAAATGGTAATAGACAACACCTGGTCGACAGGATTGTAGGTGTAGAACCACATGACAGAGTAAGTGCCGATGTTGTAATTAATGCAATAGAAGAAGCAGCTGACAGCAGCTACAGAAAGGCAGGAGAAAAGGCGACATATATTGATGAAATCAGCAAACAAGCTGTGATGAATAAAATACATAATATTGAAATAGTTGAGCCTGAAATAAAAGTAGATAAAAAGAGAAAAGTAAAAATATTGTATGTTGAGGCAGACGAGGATCATGTAGCATTACAACAAAAAAGCACATTAAGACAGAATGAGAAGGGCAAGAGAAATACAATTATGCCAAAACTTGTATATGTGCATGAGGGAATTGACTTTGAAAAAAGTAATAAGAAGAGAAAAGTATTAAAGAATGTTCGATATTTTGGGGGTGTGTATAGTAATTCAGAAAATTTGTGGCTTGAAGTATCGGAATACATATATAAACAATATGACGTTGATTTTTTAGAGACGGTGTATATATCAGGAGATGGGGCGTCATGGATAAGGCAAGGAGTTAACTGGCTTTCAAAAAGTAAATTTGTACTTGATAGATATCATCTTCAAAAATATGTAAGAGTTGCAACCACACATTTAAATGATGAAGCAATAAGCCAAGATTTACAGGACGCATTGAATTTATCTGATAAAAAAAAGCTAACAAAGGTTTTTAAAAAGATAATCGAAAAGACAGGCGATAATGAAAGTAAAATAAAGGCTATAAAAAGTGCAAAGCGATATATTTTAAATAATTGGGATGGTATAGAAATAAGGTCAAACACAAGAATAGTGGGTTGTAGTGCTGAAGGTCATGTGAGT
The genomic region above belongs to Acetivibrio saccincola and contains:
- a CDS encoding ACT domain-containing protein; the encoded protein is MDKRPVTNIDVSYNVAMITLGNMPDDINLISEIFAVLSDEGINIDMVSKPAPLKGTVSISFTLPADDMVKAITLLNDYKKKMTGNFLVEVDAYNSKVSVYGEEMKHTPGVAARVFKALAKENIEVKLITTSAVDISCLVYERSIDDAVNSIKKEFSLE
- the dapB gene encoding 4-hydroxy-tetrahydrodipicolinate reductase, with the protein product MIKILLSGCNGAMGQVITRLAEKKENLKIVAGYDVNTSIKNTYPVFDNLKECNVDIDVIIDFSHPQALESLLEFALAKKIPSVFATTGLANSQINALKAASKDIPVFYAANMSIGVNLLIDLVKKAAKVLEKDFDIEIVEKHHNLKIDAPSGTALAIADAVNSVLDEKQKYVYDRHSSRKKRSKKEIGIHAVRGGTIVGEHSVIFAGNDEIIEINHIAMSKEIFAEGALNAAVFMHGKGAGMYDMDDLIQGK
- the dapA gene encoding 4-hydroxy-tetrahydrodipicolinate synthase; protein product: MRKPVFTGSGVAIVTPFTEDGVDFEKLEELIEFQIKEGTDALIICGTTGEASTMPDEEHKEVIKFAVEKVNKRIPVVAGTGSNDTKHAISLSQYAEEVGADAILSVTPYYNKTNQMGLYRHFKDIAESIKIPVVLYNVPGRTNLNIAPDTIKALSEIDNIVAIKECNINQVADIINLCGDDFTVYSGNDDLTVPMLSLGGKGVISVMANIIPKDTHNMVVSFLEGNIEEARRLQLKYVDLIKALFMDVSPMPLKAAMNLMGMNVGKCRMPLVDLDEEKLSKMKNVLMKYNLI
- a CDS encoding aspartate-semialdehyde dehydrogenase; the encoded protein is MKQVSLAVVGATGMVGRTILKVLEERKLPIEKIYFFSSKRSAGTKITFNGEEYIVEELTEESFDRGIDIALFSAGGSISEKYAPIAASKGCVVVDNSSFWRMDPEVPLVVPEVNPGEISRHKGIIANPNCSTIQAVVALKPLEDKYRIKRIVYSTYQAVSGAGMAGYKDLEEGLKGKAPEKFPHPIAGNCLPHIDVFLPDGYTKEEKKMIDETKKILGRDDLKVTATTVRVPVFNSHSESINVEFEKPFDLEELKEVLKNAPGVIVEDDVSNNIYPLPINASGKDEVFVGRIRRDDSVESGINFWVVADNIRKGAATNTVQIAEELIKMWNEQSGE
- a CDS encoding ISLre2 family transposase; translated protein: MLEDMDEYLRNCEIRKQYWEIIRKDKTAILTTFGTLSYNRTYFKHKENGNRQHLVDRIVGVEPHDRVSADVVINAIEEAADSSYRKAGEKATYIDEISKQAVMNKIHNIEIVEPEIKVDKKRKVKILYVEADEDHVALQQKSTLRQNEKGKRNTIMPKLVYVHEGIDFEKSNKKRKVLKNVRYFGGVYSNSENLWLEVSEYIYKQYDVDFLETVYISGDGASWIRQGVNWLSKSKFVLDRYHLQKYVRVATTHLNDEAISQDLQDALNLSDKKKLTKVFKKIIEKTGDNESKIKAIKSAKRYILNNWDGIEIRSNTRIVGCSAEGHVSHVFSSRLSSRPKGWSRKGVEKMSKLIIYKKNGGKVYDIVMAQKQKKLAASRQEIQEKLIKELKKSSNRYESVWNSNLTVIHKGCKTGLYKELRRIIGICG